One genomic segment of Amycolatopsis sp. Hca4 includes these proteins:
- the fxsT gene encoding FxSxx-COOH system tetratricopeptide repeat protein codes for MPRGADDPESHDLTPSEVADGLWLMAAIEANTAEPPTPVESFTSPLRSEPPETAAMHPPPMREPERDGLRMPDDLPAPVSAQPGAGTDRGTTVVDGLLRRAQAPAVAAAPPLPEIGRLVRAFRAFKRKVPSVQPEDVELDEERTAEASAEAGVWIPVTKRKRMPWLDLTLVVEQAPSMALWAPTVAAFVALCQRRLSIFRSVQVRLLETGKAGRAEGGMVLGPVLRGGTPESPVRGAGEPVDSSGRRVMLVLTDGISDAWRHDLVQPLIAQWGRKVPVAIVHLLPRRLWMRGGVDARNGEITTKGPVRPNDTYRVGLTDLLFDEPEQAEAPEDSVAVPVLELEARWFRRWTEIVTGRAGEPRRCSVMVIRERASDSFPESSEDPELPEDESTAQDRVRDFYSQASPSAFRLVTLLAAVPVDLDVASAVQAEMLPESGPDHLVEVFTSGLLRSGGAGQPWDWTTPWEFSGQARRVLLSGARRSDTALAVSAASRRIGSRNPALARLEAALAAPDSTPDPPDTATMEEVALERDVMSALSGPYLSRADRVAKLAQSADPSKVGAKRPRAEEVMAEDLATVPGQTPVGSQENRDPVDLASAGLDEPAAAEKANVVASVGASTSRQVRRSGEEVPPVWGSIPPPNPNFTGRTELLAQLAERLGAGTTAVLPATLHGMGGIGKTQMATEYIYRHLQDYEIVWWIQATQPTQIHASLTELAHRLRLPGADEAITAVPAVKEALRLGRPYRRWLLVFDSAEDPEMVRPFFPVGGPGDILVTSRNPNWAGVARPLEVAVFERAESKTLLSKRGPQLGDSDADRIAEKLGDLPLAIEQAAAWLAETGMSAREYLQLFDEKVAEILDTSTPQDYEASVAAAWNVSFDQLSVSSPAAHQLLQVCAFFAPEPVSRSLFNGVRETTIAPELDRALRDPIKLSRAIRDINRFGLAKIDHRTDTILLHRLVQLVLRNRMSDQQRREMRHGAHKLLANLDPNNPASPRQWQRYQEVLPHIYDAELIECTDQWVRQLVLNLMRFLYHWGDHDGAVTLAELAVQQWERDRVERQERGELPIEDPPLKELEASERLAFFQWTVGRYTDAEKVSKRTYDRYKSLVGPDEEETLNAALAYALVLKARGDFAAAAQRNEEIYVKARGLFGEEDPSTLNAAHDYVVALLLIGDYRRANELATETYRRRVEVFGYDNALTVATQVLMVIARRELGDYPWARIEQQQITDRVEQLYGEDSISTLRRKAHLAVACRKDGDHETAREISKDALRRFRVRYGDKHPNALACALGYSIDLRQAQEFAAARKLGEEVFDLYRESLGEKHPHTLSAALDLGVTMRLSGDPSNARLLDERTLEDFRAQLGEDHPHTIVCAIDVASDLAALDRVQEAAERDAELLQRSRRVLGKDHPTTLAVQLNRSLDLKTLGQMEEADELYEDVMNRYRQVLGEAHPGTIAASRGVRADCDIDPMPL; via the coding sequence ATGCCGCGGGGCGCGGACGACCCGGAATCCCACGACCTGACACCGAGTGAGGTCGCTGACGGACTGTGGCTGATGGCCGCGATCGAGGCCAATACGGCCGAGCCGCCTACGCCTGTGGAATCGTTCACGTCTCCACTCCGCTCCGAGCCGCCCGAGACCGCTGCGATGCATCCTCCGCCGATGCGAGAACCCGAGCGCGACGGTCTCCGGATGCCGGACGACCTTCCGGCCCCCGTCTCGGCGCAGCCCGGGGCGGGGACCGACCGTGGCACCACGGTCGTGGATGGGCTGCTGAGGAGAGCGCAAGCTCCGGCGGTCGCCGCTGCTCCGCCATTGCCCGAGATCGGTCGGCTCGTGCGTGCCTTCCGGGCCTTCAAGCGCAAGGTGCCTTCGGTGCAACCGGAGGACGTTGAACTCGATGAGGAGCGAACCGCGGAGGCCAGCGCGGAAGCGGGGGTTTGGATCCCGGTCACCAAGCGCAAGCGCATGCCGTGGTTGGACCTGACCCTGGTGGTCGAGCAGGCACCTTCGATGGCGCTGTGGGCTCCCACGGTCGCGGCTTTCGTGGCGCTCTGCCAGCGGAGGCTCAGCATCTTCAGGTCGGTCCAGGTCCGGTTGTTGGAAACGGGCAAGGCCGGCCGCGCCGAAGGCGGCATGGTTCTGGGGCCGGTGCTGCGCGGCGGAACTCCGGAAAGCCCCGTCCGGGGCGCCGGCGAGCCGGTCGACTCCTCCGGGCGGCGTGTGATGCTGGTGCTGACGGACGGGATCAGCGACGCATGGCGCCACGACCTGGTACAGCCCCTGATCGCCCAATGGGGCCGCAAGGTCCCGGTTGCGATCGTCCACCTGCTGCCGAGGCGGCTGTGGATGCGTGGCGGTGTCGACGCCAGGAACGGGGAAATCACCACAAAGGGTCCGGTCAGGCCCAACGACACGTATCGGGTTGGTCTGACCGATCTGTTGTTCGACGAGCCCGAGCAGGCCGAAGCGCCCGAGGACTCGGTCGCCGTGCCCGTGCTGGAGCTGGAGGCTCGGTGGTTCCGCAGGTGGACCGAAATCGTTACCGGACGGGCGGGCGAGCCGCGGAGATGCTCAGTGATGGTAATCCGGGAGCGGGCCTCGGATTCTTTCCCCGAATCGAGTGAAGATCCGGAGTTGCCGGAAGACGAGTCCACTGCTCAGGACCGTGTGAGAGATTTTTACAGTCAAGCTTCGCCGTCGGCATTCCGGCTGGTCACACTCTTGGCTGCAGTTCCGGTCGATCTCGATGTCGCGTCCGCTGTGCAAGCGGAAATGTTGCCGGAGTCCGGTCCTGATCACCTGGTTGAGGTATTCACGAGCGGACTGCTTCGAAGCGGGGGCGCCGGTCAACCGTGGGATTGGACGACGCCGTGGGAGTTTTCCGGCCAGGCGAGACGGGTCTTGCTCAGCGGTGCGCGAAGGTCGGATACGGCCCTTGCGGTCAGCGCTGCGTCGCGGCGGATCGGCAGCCGGAACCCTGCGTTGGCAAGGCTCGAGGCGGCACTGGCGGCCCCGGACTCGACTCCGGACCCGCCTGACACGGCGACGATGGAGGAGGTGGCCCTCGAGCGAGACGTGATGAGCGCGTTGTCGGGTCCGTACCTCTCCAGAGCTGACCGAGTGGCCAAACTTGCGCAAAGTGCCGATCCGAGTAAGGTCGGTGCCAAAAGACCGCGCGCTGAAGAAGTAATGGCCGAGGACCTTGCAACGGTCCCCGGCCAAACGCCTGTCGGCAGTCAGGAGAACCGAGACCCGGTGGATCTAGCCTCAGCCGGTTTGGACGAACCAGCCGCCGCCGAGAAGGCGAATGTCGTCGCCAGTGTTGGCGCATCGACTTCCCGTCAAGTACGCCGTTCAGGCGAAGAGGTCCCTCCGGTTTGGGGTTCGATCCCGCCGCCCAATCCCAATTTCACCGGCCGCACCGAACTGCTCGCTCAGCTGGCTGAACGATTGGGCGCGGGCACCACCGCGGTCCTGCCGGCGACCCTGCACGGCATGGGTGGCATCGGCAAGACGCAGATGGCGACCGAGTACATCTACCGCCACCTGCAGGATTACGAGATCGTCTGGTGGATTCAGGCCACCCAGCCGACCCAGATCCACGCGTCGCTCACCGAACTGGCCCACCGCCTCCGATTGCCGGGAGCCGACGAGGCCATCACGGCCGTGCCCGCGGTGAAGGAAGCGCTGCGCCTGGGCCGACCGTACCGTCGCTGGCTGCTCGTCTTCGACTCGGCCGAAGACCCGGAAATGGTGCGCCCGTTCTTCCCCGTCGGCGGACCCGGCGACATTCTCGTCACCTCACGCAACCCGAACTGGGCCGGTGTGGCGCGCCCGCTCGAGGTGGCCGTGTTCGAGCGCGCCGAAAGCAAGACGCTGCTCAGCAAGCGTGGACCACAGCTGGGTGATTCGGACGCCGACCGCATCGCGGAGAAACTGGGCGACCTGCCACTGGCCATAGAGCAGGCGGCAGCGTGGCTGGCGGAGACCGGGATGTCCGCCCGGGAGTACCTGCAGCTGTTCGACGAGAAGGTCGCGGAAATCCTCGACACTTCGACCCCTCAGGACTACGAGGCTTCGGTCGCTGCGGCGTGGAACGTGTCTTTCGACCAGTTGAGTGTGAGCAGTCCGGCCGCACATCAGCTGCTGCAGGTTTGCGCGTTCTTCGCGCCCGAGCCGGTGTCCCGGAGCTTGTTCAACGGCGTTCGTGAGACCACAATCGCGCCCGAGCTCGACCGGGCGCTCCGGGACCCGATCAAGCTCAGCCGCGCCATCCGCGACATCAACCGGTTCGGTCTGGCGAAGATCGATCACCGCACCGACACCATTCTCCTGCACCGGCTCGTGCAGCTGGTCCTGCGCAATCGCATGTCCGATCAACAGCGCCGCGAGATGCGGCATGGTGCCCACAAACTCCTCGCCAACCTCGATCCGAACAACCCAGCTTCCCCGCGGCAGTGGCAGCGCTATCAAGAGGTACTGCCGCACATCTACGACGCCGAGCTGATCGAATGCACCGATCAGTGGGTCCGACAACTGGTGCTCAACCTGATGAGGTTCCTCTACCACTGGGGTGACCACGACGGCGCGGTCACACTCGCGGAACTTGCGGTTCAGCAGTGGGAACGGGACCGAGTTGAACGACAGGAACGCGGTGAGCTGCCCATCGAGGACCCGCCGTTGAAAGAACTGGAGGCGTCCGAGCGGCTGGCGTTCTTCCAATGGACTGTCGGGCGCTACACCGACGCGGAAAAGGTCAGCAAGCGAACTTACGACCGTTACAAGAGCCTCGTGGGGCCCGACGAGGAAGAGACTCTCAACGCCGCGCTCGCGTACGCCCTTGTCTTGAAGGCAAGAGGCGACTTTGCGGCGGCGGCACAACGGAACGAAGAGATCTATGTCAAGGCGCGCGGCCTCTTCGGCGAAGAAGATCCGAGCACCCTGAACGCAGCTCACGATTACGTTGTGGCGTTGCTCCTCATCGGGGACTATCGGCGGGCGAATGAACTCGCCACGGAAACCTACCGTCGGCGAGTCGAGGTCTTCGGTTACGACAACGCGCTGACCGTGGCGACGCAGGTCCTCATGGTTATCGCTCGGCGCGAGCTCGGTGACTACCCATGGGCGAGGATCGAACAGCAGCAGATCACTGACCGGGTCGAGCAGCTCTACGGCGAGGACAGCATCAGCACCCTCCGCCGTAAAGCCCACCTCGCGGTCGCGTGCCGGAAGGACGGCGACCACGAAACGGCACGCGAGATCTCAAAGGACGCTCTTCGGCGCTTCCGGGTCCGATACGGCGACAAACACCCGAATGCGCTCGCCTGTGCCTTGGGGTATTCGATCGACCTGCGGCAGGCACAGGAGTTCGCGGCGGCGCGAAAACTGGGGGAGGAGGTCTTCGACCTCTATCGGGAAAGCTTGGGAGAGAAGCACCCGCACACGTTGTCAGCGGCACTCGACCTGGGTGTGACCATGCGCCTGTCCGGCGATCCCTCGAACGCACGACTGCTCGACGAGCGGACGTTGGAGGACTTCAGAGCGCAACTCGGCGAAGACCACCCGCACACGATCGTGTGCGCGATCGATGTCGCGAGTGACCTTGCGGCGCTGGATCGCGTCCAAGAAGCCGCTGAGCGTGACGCCGAACTGCTGCAACGGTCGCGGCGGGTCCTGGGCAAAGACCACCCGACGACCCTTGCGGTCCAGCTCAATCGTTCGTTGGATCTCAAGACGCTCGGGCAGATGGAAGAAGCGGACGAGCTGTACGAGGACGTCATGAACCGCTATCGGCAAGTCTTGGGCGAAGCGCACCCAGGGACGATTGCCGCCTCGCGGGGGGTCCGCGCCGACTGTGACATCGATCCGATGCCGCTCTGA
- a CDS encoding MoxR family ATPase, with product MNGEKHPERSDWWIYRGTGRPLDGAMLADLLPPAPPWRAFDGGPLPDEDVVPPDEGEAARRLGSEHRLITRHVDSHEIDMVNAALYLRRPLLVTGRPGSGKSSLAYRVARELGLGRVLRWPITSHTTLKAGLYTYDAIGRAQAAGTRSAAQDSDQEPPIGEYLRLGELGTVFLPRRQPRVLLIDELDKSEADLPNDLLSLFEDGEFAIPELVRMRSRTREVEVFTADPDLTATVLDGRVRCAAFPFVVITSNGDRDFPPAFLRRCLRLELQDPDIEQLAAMVAAHALDPDDAHRSRIIEEFVSRSEAYGGLPVDKLLEAIYLATSGAYHDEGDSWPRLVDALWRQLNSVVP from the coding sequence ATGAACGGGGAAAAGCATCCTGAACGGTCGGACTGGTGGATCTACCGCGGTACCGGCCGGCCGCTCGACGGCGCCATGCTCGCCGATCTGCTCCCGCCCGCACCACCGTGGCGCGCCTTCGACGGAGGTCCCTTGCCGGACGAGGACGTTGTGCCGCCGGACGAGGGCGAGGCGGCCAGGCGGCTGGGGTCGGAGCATCGGCTGATCACCAGGCATGTCGACTCTCACGAGATCGACATGGTCAACGCCGCGCTGTACCTGCGGCGGCCGCTTCTGGTGACCGGCAGGCCCGGTAGCGGCAAGTCGAGCCTCGCATATCGGGTTGCCCGCGAGCTCGGACTGGGCCGGGTGCTTCGCTGGCCGATCACGTCACACACCACGCTGAAAGCCGGGCTGTACACCTATGACGCGATCGGCCGGGCCCAGGCGGCCGGTACTCGGTCCGCTGCGCAAGACAGTGATCAGGAACCACCGATCGGCGAGTACCTTCGGCTCGGTGAGCTCGGCACAGTCTTCCTGCCGCGCCGGCAGCCTCGCGTCCTGCTCATCGACGAGCTCGACAAGAGCGAGGCCGACCTGCCGAACGACCTGCTGAGCCTCTTCGAGGACGGCGAGTTCGCGATCCCCGAGCTGGTGCGGATGCGCAGTCGGACCCGTGAGGTCGAGGTTTTCACGGCCGACCCGGACCTGACGGCGACGGTCTTGGACGGCCGGGTTCGGTGCGCAGCTTTCCCGTTCGTGGTGATCACCAGCAACGGCGACCGCGACTTCCCACCGGCCTTTCTCCGCCGGTGTCTTCGGCTCGAACTCCAGGACCCGGACATCGAACAGCTGGCGGCCATGGTGGCGGCACACGCGCTCGACCCTGACGACGCCCACCGATCCCGCATCATCGAGGAGTTCGTGAGCCGTAGCGAAGCTTACGGCGGGTTGCCGGTCGACAAGCTTCTGGAGGCGATCTACCTGGCGACGTCGGGGGCGTATCACGATGAAGGCGATTCTTGGCCGCGGTTGGTGGATGCGCTTTGGCGGCAGTTGAACTCCGTGGTGCCTTGA
- a CDS encoding HEXXH motif domain-containing protein has protein sequence MRGIIEQAAKSPELAGPLPSPESAWELLSRIQVRAPAAVEAILAHPYTGTWAGYTTRLCRHDVTGVCPLWMHLGHVHCLAAAAAIRAGAEFEAELPVWQGNIALPTLGMVRLRTPGQFGIAQVLADDTGILVSDRTTEVRLPDDLSVETEGWQPLRQVMCWHGGQRLAIRLDDLDPYRGLYEPVVPRRLTALEVESWRTVVSGAWRLLTTHLPEVAEAMTEGLQSLVPAPAVAFRLPSASTGEAFGSAIMASGTQPEPLAAALVHEFHHIKLGGIQHLASLHVDDPRERFYAPWRDDPRPIGGVLHGIYAFFGVSAFWRALATAEPDNALAAFEFALWRSAAWRTLLQVQNDESLTPIGRRFLDGVATSLAPWQGEPVAAEPSAWAASAAADHYATWRIRHLRPDIETVAALADAWHRRDSWPKLGRPSEPRMPTPVPDGGWTDARTDLLRLRFGAGRTAVVEHGPDVPGSTDADVALITGKQESAVAGYRRLLATDPDAPAAIVGLGLALSVRGTGPAARALLHRPELVRAVHRVLRATTDHAPAIEAVAGWIGRFTH, from the coding sequence TTGAGGGGGATCATCGAGCAGGCAGCCAAATCGCCGGAGCTGGCTGGTCCGCTCCCGTCGCCGGAATCGGCGTGGGAGCTACTGTCCAGGATTCAGGTCCGAGCTCCTGCGGCGGTCGAAGCGATTCTTGCCCATCCTTACACCGGCACCTGGGCCGGCTACACCACCCGGTTGTGCCGCCACGACGTGACGGGCGTCTGCCCGCTTTGGATGCATCTCGGCCATGTCCATTGCCTGGCCGCCGCAGCCGCGATCCGCGCCGGAGCGGAGTTCGAAGCGGAGCTTCCAGTCTGGCAGGGGAACATCGCCTTGCCGACCTTGGGCATGGTCCGCCTCCGCACCCCCGGACAGTTCGGGATCGCACAGGTACTGGCCGACGATACCGGGATTCTCGTCAGCGATCGGACCACTGAGGTCCGGCTGCCGGATGACCTCAGCGTCGAAACAGAAGGCTGGCAGCCTCTCCGCCAGGTCATGTGTTGGCACGGTGGTCAGCGGCTCGCAATCCGGCTCGACGACCTCGACCCCTACCGGGGGCTTTACGAACCGGTCGTGCCCCGACGGCTCACGGCGCTGGAAGTCGAGTCATGGCGAACCGTCGTCAGCGGCGCGTGGCGGCTGCTGACCACTCATCTGCCCGAGGTGGCCGAGGCGATGACGGAAGGCCTGCAGTCGTTGGTCCCTGCCCCGGCAGTGGCGTTCCGGCTGCCCAGCGCCTCGACCGGCGAAGCGTTCGGAAGCGCGATCATGGCCTCCGGCACCCAGCCCGAACCCCTCGCCGCCGCGCTCGTCCACGAATTTCACCACATCAAGCTCGGAGGCATTCAACACCTGGCCAGTTTGCACGTGGACGATCCGCGCGAGCGCTTCTACGCGCCGTGGCGTGACGACCCCAGGCCGATCGGTGGCGTGCTGCACGGGATCTACGCGTTTTTCGGGGTTTCCGCCTTCTGGCGGGCGCTAGCCACGGCTGAGCCGGACAACGCATTGGCGGCCTTCGAGTTCGCATTATGGCGGTCCGCCGCTTGGCGAACCCTGCTCCAGGTGCAAAACGACGAAAGCCTGACCCCAATCGGGCGCAGGTTCCTCGATGGCGTCGCGACAAGCTTGGCGCCCTGGCAAGGGGAACCGGTCGCCGCCGAACCGAGCGCTTGGGCGGCGTCCGCGGCCGCGGACCACTATGCGACCTGGCGCATCCGCCATCTGCGCCCGGACATCGAGACAGTAGCCGCGTTGGCCGACGCGTGGCACCGCAGGGATTCGTGGCCCAAGCTCGGCCGGCCATCTGAGCCACGCATGCCCACCCCGGTCCCTGACGGCGGCTGGACCGACGCACGAACCGACTTGCTTCGGCTGCGGTTCGGCGCCGGCAGGACGGCGGTCGTCGAGCACGGTCCCGACGTTCCCGGCTCGACCGACGCCGACGTCGCGTTGATCACGGGAAAACAGGAATCGGCGGTGGCCGGCTACCGGCGGTTGCTGGCGACAGATCCGGACGCTCCTGCCGCGATTGTGGGCCTTGGGCTCGCTTTGTCTGTCCGAGGCACCGGACCGGCCGCCCGAGCGCTGCTGCACCGCCCGGAACTGGTCCGCGCAGTACACCGAGTACTTCGTGCTACCACCGATCACGCGCCGGCGATCGAGGCTGTCGCCGGGTGGATCGGACGGTTCACGCATTGA
- a CDS encoding MoxR family ATPase: MNRTELADRTPDWWIYRGTGQPLQDMHLSDRLPPPPPWRDFRRDGEPLAADVPQDDAEIDRRLGVALSFTTGQADRTEVDMVNAALYLRRPLLVTGKPGSGKSSLAYRISRELRLGRVLRWSVTSQTTLKSGLYDYDAIGRVQASAARHAGPGEPGGEEPPIGDFVRLRELGTAFLPCRLPRVLLVDELDKAESDLPHDLLSIFEDGEFLIPELARDARRSPVAEVFTADPGYTAQVENGVVRCSAFPVVVITSNGERDFPPAFLRRCLRLEMKDPDPAQLAAIVAAHALDPRQRGVLIEDFVARRAALGGLPADKLLDAIFLATSGAYHPDDPGWPALVESLWQHLNQQGH, encoded by the coding sequence ATGAACAGGACCGAACTCGCTGACCGTACACCGGACTGGTGGATATACCGGGGCACCGGACAGCCCCTGCAGGACATGCACCTTTCCGACCGGCTCCCGCCCCCGCCGCCTTGGCGCGACTTCCGGCGGGACGGCGAGCCGCTCGCGGCCGACGTACCGCAGGACGACGCCGAGATCGACCGGCGCCTGGGTGTCGCGCTGAGCTTCACCACGGGCCAAGCCGACCGCACCGAAGTGGACATGGTCAACGCTGCGTTGTACCTGCGCCGCCCCCTCCTGGTGACGGGGAAACCCGGCAGCGGCAAATCCAGTCTGGCCTACCGGATCTCCCGCGAACTGCGGCTGGGCCGCGTTCTCCGATGGTCAGTGACCTCGCAGACGACTCTGAAATCCGGGCTCTACGACTATGACGCGATCGGCCGGGTGCAGGCATCGGCAGCGCGCCACGCCGGCCCGGGCGAACCCGGCGGGGAGGAACCGCCCATCGGCGACTTCGTCCGGTTGCGTGAGCTGGGTACCGCCTTCCTGCCGTGCCGGCTCCCGCGGGTACTGCTTGTGGACGAACTCGACAAAGCGGAATCCGACCTGCCCCACGACCTCCTCTCGATCTTCGAGGACGGTGAGTTCCTCATCCCGGAGCTGGCGCGTGATGCCCGCCGCTCGCCGGTGGCGGAGGTCTTCACGGCCGATCCCGGCTACACCGCCCAGGTGGAAAACGGCGTCGTCCGGTGTTCGGCCTTCCCCGTCGTGGTCATCACGAGCAATGGGGAAAGGGACTTCCCGCCCGCGTTCCTCCGCCGGTGCCTGCGTCTGGAGATGAAGGACCCCGACCCGGCGCAGCTCGCCGCGATCGTCGCCGCGCACGCGCTTGACCCGCGGCAGCGGGGAGTGCTGATCGAGGACTTCGTCGCGCGGCGTGCGGCGCTCGGTGGGTTGCCCGCGGACAAGTTGCTCGACGCGATTTTCCTGGCGACGTCCGGTGCCTATCACCCCGACGACCCGGGGTGGCCGGCGCTGGTCGAGTCGCTGTGGCAGCACTTGAACCAGCAGGGGCACTGA